One window of Thermocoleostomius sinensis A174 genomic DNA carries:
- a CDS encoding O-antigen ligase domain-containing protein, producing the protein MLSHQTVVDHHSSLDSKRKLRFGFHPPQAWLAILAFGLLSFLAIWVRAGEFLNLAFPAGAFIVGLFLYFRYPLLYLGFTWWLWFLSPLVRRLIDYQSRFTDPSPILLTPYLVTLITLLTVVRHLPKIDDKGKYPFILAFSSVIYGYFLGLVQLPPVSATIELLDWLAPVLLGFYFYIHWRDYPSYCRNLQRVFVWGVLLTGCYGILQFLIAPEWDQLWLINVGLNSVGRPEPLGIRVWSTMNAPGPFSIFMMTGLILLFLNKSTLKLPALAVGYLAFLLSLVRSSWGGWGLGLLILASSMKLKFQVRLLLNALLIVLLVVPLVTIEPFSDVIHTRFETLSNIEEDNSGAARRAMYSEQLGPALSTIVGKGIGSPGFDSGFINTLLSLGWLGTVLYMGAILILIFHLFNGAKRCPDPFVKVCQSIVLPLFAMLLFGSTMIGIPGVLTWAFLSLGMAAQRYHKFINQDPFLSSQLSE; encoded by the coding sequence ATCATCACTCCAGCCTTGATTCCAAGCGAAAACTGCGGTTTGGATTCCATCCTCCCCAGGCTTGGTTGGCGATTCTAGCCTTTGGTTTGCTATCTTTTCTAGCAATCTGGGTGCGGGCAGGTGAATTCTTAAACTTGGCATTTCCAGCAGGAGCATTTATTGTTGGGTTGTTTCTATATTTTCGTTATCCATTGTTATATCTTGGATTCACTTGGTGGTTGTGGTTTCTTTCGCCGCTGGTTCGCCGATTAATTGACTATCAAAGTCGATTCACTGATCCTAGCCCTATCTTATTAACGCCCTATCTAGTTACACTAATTACGTTACTTACGGTGGTGCGCCATCTACCTAAAATCGATGATAAAGGTAAGTACCCATTCATTCTAGCGTTTAGCAGTGTTATCTATGGTTACTTTCTAGGACTCGTTCAGCTTCCACCTGTTTCTGCCACGATTGAGTTATTAGATTGGTTGGCTCCGGTACTACTAGGTTTCTATTTCTATATTCATTGGCGTGATTACCCTAGCTATTGTCGTAACCTTCAGCGTGTTTTTGTGTGGGGTGTATTGTTAACTGGTTGTTATGGCATCTTGCAATTTCTAATCGCTCCAGAATGGGATCAATTGTGGCTGATTAACGTAGGGCTTAACAGCGTGGGGCGTCCAGAACCATTAGGCATTCGAGTGTGGAGTACGATGAACGCACCAGGCCCTTTTTCTATTTTTATGATGACAGGATTGATTCTGTTATTTCTGAATAAAAGTACTTTGAAGCTCCCTGCTTTGGCAGTTGGCTATTTGGCTTTTCTGCTGTCCTTGGTTCGCTCTAGTTGGGGAGGTTGGGGGTTAGGACTACTAATTTTAGCAAGTTCGATGAAGTTGAAATTTCAGGTGCGGTTGCTACTGAATGCGCTATTAATTGTACTGTTGGTTGTACCGCTAGTAACGATCGAGCCTTTCTCGGATGTGATTCATACGCGGTTTGAAACGTTATCTAATATTGAAGAAGACAACAGTGGAGCAGCGCGACGGGCCATGTATAGTGAGCAGCTTGGCCCAGCCCTATCCACAATTGTTGGTAAAGGGATTGGTAGCCCTGGTTTTGACAGCGGCTTTATCAACACTCTCCTGAGCTTGGGCTGGCTAGGAACTGTATTATATATGGGCGCGATTTTAATACTAATATTTCATCTATTTAACGGAGCCAAACGATGTCCTGATCCATTCGTCAAAGTTTGTCAATCAATCGTCCTACCATTATTTGCAATGTTGCTATTTGGCAGTACAATGATTGGCATTCCTGGAGTATTAACTTGGGCTTTTTTAAGTCTCGGTATGGCCGCTCAACGATACCACAAATTTATAAATCAAGATCCATTTTTATCATCACAGCTATCTGAATAA